The Chloroherpetonaceae bacterium genome window below encodes:
- a CDS encoding MotA/TolQ/ExbB proton channel family protein, which translates to MAKKNKLFLWASIFVSSLIALILFYGVFPSMPKGSPMELLTHGGPLVAVLLANLFVLFTVLVERIIAYNKSKGKGKLDELLKELKKDLERGAINEAIQKCEVHNSSISSSLQSGLERYRSLDEVEPRFNAKIQEVQKAIDEAANFESAQFETNLTPIKTIATITTLIGLLGTTVGMIKAFASLAESGGTPDPSKLSGSISEALYNTAFGLVGAIFGTVAYNYFKAEIDSFTYFIDEAAFEVIQTLTISRRNLISERDRS; encoded by the coding sequence ATGGCAAAGAAGAATAAACTCTTTCTCTGGGCTTCAATCTTTGTATCATCATTAATCGCACTTATCTTGTTTTACGGAGTATTTCCGTCTATGCCAAAAGGCAGCCCGATGGAATTACTTACGCACGGCGGTCCGCTTGTTGCCGTTCTTCTCGCTAACTTGTTCGTATTGTTTACCGTGTTGGTCGAAAGAATCATTGCTTACAATAAGTCTAAAGGAAAAGGTAAGTTAGATGAGCTCTTAAAAGAGTTGAAGAAAGACCTTGAAAGAGGTGCAATCAACGAAGCAATTCAAAAGTGTGAAGTACATAACAGTTCAATCTCTTCATCACTTCAAAGTGGTTTAGAGCGCTACCGATCATTAGATGAAGTAGAACCTCGATTCAATGCAAAAATTCAAGAAGTTCAAAAGGCAATTGACGAAGCAGCTAACTTTGAGTCGGCTCAATTCGAGACAAATCTTACACCGATTAAAACAATTGCCACAATTACAACACTAATCGGATTGCTTGGAACGACGGTAGGAATGATTAAGGCATTTGCTTCTCTTGCAGAAAGCGGTGGAACGCCCGATCCTTCGAAACTTTCTGGTTCAATCTCTGAAGCACTTTATAACACAGCCTTCGGTCTCGTTGGTGCTATTTTCGGTACAGTTGCATACAACTATTTCAAAGCGGAAATTGACAGCTTTACCTATTTTATTGATGAGGCTGCGTTTGAAGTTATACAAACGTTGACTATTTCTCGTAGAAACCTTATCTCAGAAAGAGATAGAAGCTAA
- a CDS encoding tetratricopeptide repeat protein, protein MRKYSKVFLLLVGIVSLSHYELVAKNSPEDSVQVNNQEQKRALNMSRLLPKSPLKVVTGDEETDNIFNNYSISQIQIIVDEYEKKYEKAKEQKRILTETSLELGEKFIKVFQDSKVIDEVAMRYADLLYDKLSEEYYAKRAIYDQELVRFLQSNEFKEYQKKVEAFYQDTSGTGTPPQKPKGPEAPDPKLDRIINIYDKIINDLPESPYVADALYGKAFILGERYADYLPLLEQKYNGDDRKAIKEVEDKKNESMTLLQQLSRRYPDSRYTVDAYMLIGEYLFGSKKNQPRKTREAIPYYKKALELISKRGQRSDYYYQAVYKLAWCYYRLGVEEPNEYREAVIYLTQLIDDIEKAEEVYLGKVMPPYVRPDMKNEAMDIMVTCFLQLQRIDNQSTSRTIGSDSTGVERLDRYFGSSKVPRRYAPLIYEKLAEQYTELKENPLKINSIYFALLKRYPKYERAPRIAQRVIDQYKLITENGELQGEAKDKGLEILYEQRNNLFYVYGRNSEWFQNMKRRIDAQKKGRLLSFEDQSVFTSGFDISVLAFTDSISKEALFQNILYSSSRAQVLEEGREATEYSEAIRKDTIKSKVLYQKTVDDIEQYAKLFSRYDSISYYTQFQRAIILEDKLGKIDDALKAYMSIARNFAWDEMPYPLREDSLISYRKYAIGRAYEITNSICEAKKIGFSDPTIDTATRASNLPPLEILPEEQKFIDVVDNYIRLYPHDTVSAFAIFKLANFYRAKGYNDKYKEVNSRLVLYYPIQPIYPSTIVPLMYAAYESGDFSRSEQLAKALYYGPKSGTKQDSLIRREGYRYVGSSINERAKLYESKKNYFAAAKEYERAALSVPDWEYVDEALMKAAETYDSAKATNDAVRLYNYLIKNAKFKKNVVRGYSGIVNSYKLASQYDSVTSSLERISDVYSLPEADTIGLYQVYKVKKDGESFAENALFQSLKTSELVSEKTNNWNNSIRLSDKFLARYPNSPNASKIAFNKIEQFRKSGNMKGVEEAYGQFADNYPDDPLGVYAYFRRGEMREKELDTTGAKTEFGKVIARQAELKQKKKDNGSTQIYSAESIYKLKNYQLSSFLQAPIKMIILDKAFEEIKISDEPSQSSKTVASTKKTRQQIKQDSIAKLKRDTIRAIRYDSQAKDSKKKFLDSLIFALAGSNTYRSIDAFYSDAYLNEEVALQYEKLPDTLKKAKNREGKQIPAGVAKAGVEALANDDAANFFGNAGVSYITTIKKMLAFRDDFLKNPTPDSAKEFSKELYSILNQKATGIDLTNTDSINSKLLTLKPLVDRWISEEGKSPPDSVFLASIEGSLVKARRKVSEMYFKAAKLKEKNAYLFLDIPVPIDIKNKVLRRTVGKGRTKSTIDLFIGDVLELTVLSRFAKEYVQPYAESAINTYKLGVSRTKEKGLGLDQNSEYIKDSEKAIIRLASLSVERVDSIARLALGLFDNLDREYRNRLDSIKNQTAGDTRFLSLRSAKMQQVITVFNALVNDALGQYSKAFQLLRESNSADTLRIANKASKFVYELGELSLHRSDSLIQRVKRYNEIANYFDPQTGENKYWYGEAALQYQPVANLYKSVAQLILQNSVILIDEYQIQNEYTQKSLELLVESDRVKYLRLLGTESIQELLDVSPTGWTYSTSIPEEDTYEWFKNTYPKSNNWQPATVNEEVKKLQIIETKKSGNDTLTSYKDIDVAAIWFTARKVSYAPPRFAVKGDVFNIRMKFNNAGDSILSGRSTLDSVASVIANKPDYLVEYKAGNFEIPTTQQKNYDKILKQRETLITKIFLNAGVKTNQFKLVPTGSERFTSLRLIKAEPVSYENFVNEGDIKVTFIEFANTEINVAEGMQEIDSLAAKLVRSPEYIIELTVSNKLPKLDKKTGKTLRTQTVKERESELKQQLVLKGANPNQILVSGNAGSEETKVKLIRFRIPPPVSYEDVTAIGDERVLDKVKFSYNEKAFKSSITGGQVLLDSLVAKLLREKGLQIEMTVSNEEIPSRAITSGIKQRESEVKKYFVTKGVADKQMTFTGDKKSTVTKFKVVKFEKIIETKTESKKEFKSEVPKDSVSVSARTFDGLFTTIGTQVQLSIQFVKDTEVISSQNVELDSLSSYLNRHSDEVVEITTSNFGINKKGAALKRISDLRNKSVKEFLISKGVKNEQIRFAKTSNNNATAKLVEKLNKPVVMVDSAKSNPTDSVKSKTIETPKEIRSFRGSLRDNQSYVKIFVAFGKDKSELITKDSELDSLIVEIKDRTGYTFEVQPSNQQLTKKGAQAKRITDARALSVVKYLSSNGIPQKQLIINKTATDSVTIKVIKVPEVAKIDTQKTVGTTIGDSSSTTLLTQKVPNDSVQSVQESVTPVRSFEGMLTKKNEIEFIGGLLFDKDKSTIKAGKTIIDSLGSYLARNPLLVVEITISNKEISKKGAAAKKIIDERAKTLTLQLKSIGVDLKNVKISKKSAPEGSVKVLEVKSSTPLIPIETSKPDSIKSDTLKSDSTSKGRTQGYRKFNKKFERTYAMVVLNTREFLQSGTNSDSIPPFVYFKKKFVFNGAIKDAQLVISKDIPFDEDSTEIYINGRLLNRGSKIVYIGGGVSPQDKGDQVILDSTYLKNTSENQAIYDVKNDILPGENYISLRVPGYIPSEGIKLGIYVTYYGKVTDEQLKKLLKVVLEERKKANEKLKEAELEQIRSQQNVNPN, encoded by the coding sequence ATGAGGAAATATTCTAAAGTTTTTCTGCTTCTCGTTGGAATAGTATCATTGAGCCATTACGAGCTTGTAGCAAAAAACAGCCCAGAAGACAGCGTTCAGGTGAACAATCAAGAACAAAAAAGGGCCTTGAATATGTCACGTCTTCTTCCAAAATCTCCCCTTAAGGTTGTTACTGGTGATGAAGAAACGGACAATATATTTAATAACTATTCAATTTCTCAAATTCAAATAATTGTTGATGAATATGAGAAAAAATATGAAAAAGCTAAAGAGCAAAAGAGAATCCTAACAGAAACAAGTCTTGAACTAGGCGAGAAATTTATAAAAGTATTTCAAGATAGTAAGGTAATTGATGAAGTGGCGATGCGATATGCAGATTTACTTTATGACAAACTCAGTGAGGAATATTACGCAAAAAGAGCAATTTATGATCAAGAACTTGTTAGGTTTCTTCAATCCAACGAATTTAAAGAATACCAAAAAAAGGTAGAAGCTTTTTATCAAGATACATCAGGAACTGGAACTCCTCCACAAAAACCAAAAGGCCCAGAAGCACCAGACCCAAAATTAGATAGAATCATAAATATCTATGATAAAATTATCAATGACCTTCCTGAGAGCCCCTATGTTGCAGATGCTCTTTACGGAAAGGCATTCATATTAGGTGAAAGATATGCGGACTATTTGCCTCTATTAGAACAAAAATATAATGGAGATGACCGAAAAGCGATAAAAGAGGTTGAAGACAAAAAAAATGAGTCAATGACTCTTTTGCAACAACTTTCACGTCGTTATCCTGATAGCAGATATACAGTCGATGCCTATATGCTCATTGGAGAGTATTTGTTTGGGTCAAAGAAAAATCAACCTCGAAAAACACGTGAAGCTATTCCATATTATAAAAAAGCTTTAGAATTAATTAGCAAGAGAGGACAGCGTTCTGATTATTATTATCAAGCTGTATATAAGTTGGCTTGGTGTTATTACCGTTTAGGAGTTGAAGAACCAAATGAATACAGAGAAGCTGTGATTTATTTAACTCAACTTATTGATGATATAGAGAAAGCTGAAGAAGTTTATTTAGGTAAGGTAATGCCTCCGTATGTCCGCCCTGATATGAAAAACGAGGCAATGGACATTATGGTAACTTGTTTTCTTCAATTACAGAGAATTGATAATCAATCAACAAGTCGAACCATTGGGAGTGACTCTACCGGTGTTGAAAGACTTGATCGATATTTTGGTTCTTCAAAAGTTCCAAGAAGATATGCACCACTTATTTACGAAAAGCTTGCAGAACAATACACGGAATTAAAAGAGAATCCCTTAAAAATCAACTCGATTTACTTTGCCCTGTTAAAAAGATATCCAAAGTATGAGAGAGCCCCAAGAATAGCTCAAAGAGTAATCGATCAATATAAATTAATTACTGAAAACGGCGAACTTCAAGGAGAAGCAAAAGATAAAGGGCTAGAAATTCTCTATGAGCAAAGAAATAATCTATTTTATGTTTATGGAAGAAATAGTGAGTGGTTTCAGAACATGAAACGCAGAATTGATGCTCAGAAAAAGGGAAGACTACTTTCTTTTGAAGATCAAAGCGTATTCACTTCTGGATTTGATATTTCTGTGCTTGCCTTTACGGACAGTATCAGTAAAGAAGCTCTGTTTCAAAATATTCTTTATTCAAGCAGCCGTGCTCAAGTACTTGAAGAAGGCCGTGAAGCTACAGAGTATTCTGAAGCAATTAGAAAAGATACAATCAAATCTAAAGTATTATACCAAAAAACCGTAGATGATATTGAGCAATATGCGAAATTATTTTCAAGATATGATTCAATTTCATATTACACGCAATTTCAACGTGCAATCATTTTAGAAGACAAACTTGGCAAGATTGATGATGCTCTAAAAGCATACATGAGTATAGCTAGAAATTTTGCTTGGGATGAAATGCCTTATCCATTGAGGGAAGACAGTTTAATTTCATATAGAAAATATGCAATTGGCAGAGCATATGAAATAACGAATTCAATATGTGAAGCAAAGAAAATAGGATTTTCAGATCCTACAATTGACACTGCTACTCGGGCTTCAAATCTACCACCATTAGAAATATTGCCCGAAGAACAAAAATTTATAGATGTTGTTGATAACTATATCAGGTTGTATCCTCACGATACAGTTTCTGCATTTGCAATTTTCAAGTTAGCAAATTTTTATAGAGCAAAAGGATATAACGATAAGTACAAAGAAGTGAATTCACGATTGGTTTTATATTATCCGATACAACCAATTTATCCAAGTACAATCGTTCCTTTAATGTACGCCGCTTACGAATCGGGAGACTTCAGTAGAAGCGAACAATTAGCTAAAGCTCTTTATTATGGTCCAAAGTCAGGAACAAAACAAGATTCTCTAATAAGAAGAGAGGGTTATCGTTATGTAGGCTCTTCTATCAATGAAAGAGCTAAATTATATGAATCTAAAAAAAATTATTTCGCGGCAGCAAAAGAATACGAAAGAGCAGCTTTAAGTGTACCCGATTGGGAGTATGTTGACGAAGCCCTAATGAAAGCAGCTGAAACATATGATTCTGCTAAGGCAACAAATGATGCAGTAAGACTCTACAATTATTTGATTAAGAATGCAAAATTCAAGAAGAACGTTGTTAGAGGTTACTCTGGAATTGTCAATTCATACAAATTAGCAAGTCAATATGATAGTGTGACATCTTCGCTTGAAAGAATAAGTGATGTTTACTCTTTACCAGAAGCTGACACAATTGGATTATATCAAGTTTATAAAGTTAAAAAAGATGGAGAATCATTTGCAGAAAATGCTTTATTCCAGTCATTAAAAACAAGTGAATTAGTAAGTGAAAAAACTAATAATTGGAATAACTCTATAAGATTATCAGATAAATTTTTAGCAAGGTATCCCAATTCTCCAAACGCATCTAAAATTGCCTTTAATAAAATTGAGCAATTTAGAAAATCTGGAAATATGAAGGGTGTAGAGGAAGCATATGGACAATTTGCTGATAATTATCCCGATGACCCACTAGGGGTTTATGCATATTTCAGAAGAGGTGAAATGCGCGAAAAGGAATTGGATACAACTGGAGCAAAAACAGAATTTGGAAAAGTTATTGCACGACAAGCTGAACTTAAGCAAAAGAAAAAGGATAACGGTTCTACTCAGATTTATTCAGCTGAGAGTATTTATAAGCTCAAAAATTATCAACTTTCTTCATTTTTACAAGCCCCTATCAAGATGATTATTCTTGACAAAGCGTTTGAAGAAATTAAAATTAGTGATGAGCCTAGCCAATCTTCAAAGACTGTTGCTTCAACAAAGAAAACACGCCAACAAATTAAGCAAGATTCAATTGCAAAATTAAAGAGAGATACAATTAGGGCTATTCGCTATGACTCACAAGCAAAGGACTCAAAAAAGAAATTCTTAGACTCTTTAATATTTGCTTTAGCAGGTTCAAATACTTACCGTTCAATTGATGCTTTTTATTCAGATGCTTACTTAAACGAAGAAGTAGCCTTGCAATATGAAAAACTACCTGATACATTAAAAAAAGCTAAAAATAGAGAGGGAAAACAAATTCCTGCCGGTGTAGCAAAAGCTGGGGTTGAAGCTTTGGCAAATGATGATGCAGCAAATTTTTTTGGTAATGCGGGTGTGTCCTACATCACCACAATAAAAAAGATGTTAGCATTTAGAGATGACTTTTTGAAAAATCCTACCCCTGATTCTGCAAAGGAATTTTCAAAAGAATTATATTCTATTCTAAATCAAAAAGCCACCGGAATTGATTTGACAAATACAGACTCGATTAACTCAAAGCTACTCACACTAAAGCCTTTAGTTGACCGGTGGATTTCAGAAGAAGGTAAAAGTCCGCCTGATAGTGTTTTTCTCGCAAGTATCGAAGGAAGCCTTGTAAAGGCTAGAAGAAAAGTCAGCGAAATGTATTTCAAAGCTGCAAAACTCAAAGAAAAAAATGCTTACTTATTTTTGGATATACCTGTTCCAATTGATATAAAAAATAAAGTATTACGAAGGACTGTTGGAAAAGGTAGAACAAAAAGCACTATTGATTTATTTATTGGGGATGTTTTAGAATTAACTGTACTCTCAAGATTTGCGAAGGAATATGTACAGCCTTACGCTGAATCGGCAATTAACACCTACAAACTAGGCGTTTCAAGGACTAAAGAAAAAGGTCTCGGGTTAGATCAAAATAGTGAATACATCAAAGATTCGGAAAAAGCTATAATAAGATTGGCTTCATTGAGTGTAGAAAGAGTTGACTCAATTGCGCGATTAGCGTTAGGCTTGTTTGATAACTTAGATAGAGAGTATAGAAATAGATTAGATAGTATTAAAAACCAAACAGCAGGAGATACTCGCTTTTTATCATTAAGATCTGCTAAAATGCAACAGGTCATTACAGTGTTTAATGCTTTGGTTAATGACGCACTAGGTCAATATTCTAAAGCTTTTCAATTACTAAGAGAGTCAAACTCTGCTGATACTTTAAGAATCGCAAATAAAGCATCTAAATTTGTTTACGAACTTGGAGAACTTAGTTTGCACCGTTCGGATTCATTAATTCAAAGGGTAAAAAGATATAATGAAATTGCAAATTACTTTGATCCTCAAACAGGTGAAAATAAATATTGGTATGGAGAGGCCGCTTTACAATACCAACCTGTAGCAAATTTGTATAAATCTGTAGCACAGCTTATTCTTCAGAACTCAGTAATATTAATTGACGAATATCAAATTCAAAATGAATATACCCAAAAGTCTTTAGAACTTTTAGTAGAAAGTGATCGAGTTAAGTATTTGAGACTCTTAGGTACTGAATCAATTCAAGAATTACTGGATGTTTCACCTACCGGTTGGACTTATTCAACTTCAATTCCTGAAGAAGATACTTATGAATGGTTTAAAAACACCTATCCCAAATCAAATAATTGGCAACCAGCAACAGTCAACGAAGAAGTAAAAAAACTTCAAATAATAGAGACAAAAAAATCTGGAAATGATACTTTAACATCATATAAAGATATAGATGTTGCTGCAATTTGGTTTACCGCAAGAAAAGTATCATATGCTCCACCTAGGTTTGCAGTAAAAGGTGATGTTTTCAATATAAGAATGAAGTTTAATAATGCAGGTGATTCTATTTTATCAGGAAGGTCAACTCTTGATAGCGTTGCGTCAGTTATTGCAAATAAACCTGATTATTTGGTAGAGTATAAAGCTGGTAATTTTGAGATACCAACAACACAGCAAAAAAATTACGACAAAATTCTAAAACAAAGAGAAACATTAATAACGAAAATTTTTCTAAACGCAGGTGTTAAAACAAATCAATTCAAATTAGTCCCTACGGGTAGTGAAAGATTTACATCGTTAAGATTAATTAAAGCTGAACCTGTTTCGTATGAAAATTTTGTAAATGAGGGAGACATAAAAGTAACTTTCATTGAATTTGCAAATACAGAAATTAATGTTGCAGAGGGAATGCAAGAGATTGATAGTCTTGCGGCCAAATTAGTTCGCTCACCGGAGTATATCATTGAATTAACAGTAAGTAACAAGTTACCAAAATTAGACAAGAAGACAGGAAAAACATTAAGGACGCAAACTGTTAAAGAAAGAGAATCTGAATTAAAGCAACAGTTAGTACTTAAGGGTGCGAACCCAAATCAAATTCTTGTTTCAGGAAATGCAGGTTCCGAGGAGACTAAAGTGAAGCTAATTAGGTTCAGAATTCCACCGCCTGTTTCCTACGAGGATGTTACCGCGATTGGCGATGAAAGAGTGCTTGATAAAGTTAAGTTTTCATACAACGAAAAGGCGTTTAAGTCGTCAATAACCGGCGGTCAAGTTTTACTTGATAGTTTAGTTGCAAAGCTTTTAAGGGAAAAGGGTCTACAAATAGAAATGACTGTCTCCAATGAAGAAATTCCGAGTCGTGCAATTACCTCAGGTATAAAACAACGGGAAAGTGAAGTTAAGAAGTATTTTGTTACAAAGGGTGTCGCAGACAAGCAAATGACATTTACCGGAGATAAAAAAAGCACTGTAACTAAGTTTAAGGTAGTTAAGTTTGAAAAAATCATAGAAACAAAAACTGAATCTAAGAAAGAGTTTAAATCAGAAGTACCTAAAGACTCAGTAAGTGTATCTGCAAGAACTTTTGACGGTCTTTTTACAACAATTGGAACTCAAGTCCAATTAAGTATTCAATTTGTTAAGGATACCGAGGTAATCAGTTCACAAAATGTAGAATTGGATAGTTTATCATCTTATCTAAACCGACACTCAGATGAGGTGGTTGAAATAACTACATCTAACTTTGGTATAAATAAAAAAGGTGCCGCACTGAAAAGGATATCTGATTTACGAAACAAATCCGTTAAAGAGTTTCTTATCAGCAAAGGTGTAAAAAATGAGCAGATTCGGTTTGCAAAAACCAGTAATAATAACGCTACGGCAAAATTAGTAGAAAAATTGAATAAACCAGTGGTAATGGTTGATTCGGCTAAGTCTAATCCAACCGACTCGGTCAAATCGAAAACCATTGAAACTCCAAAAGAGATTAGAAGTTTCAGAGGATCTTTAAGGGATAATCAATCATATGTGAAAATTTTCGTTGCCTTCGGTAAAGATAAATCGGAGTTAATAACTAAAGATTCTGAACTAGATAGTTTAATCGTTGAAATAAAGGATAGAACAGGTTATACTTTTGAGGTGCAGCCTTCGAATCAACAATTAACTAAAAAAGGTGCACAAGCAAAGAGGATTACTGATGCTAGAGCACTTTCTGTGGTTAAGTATTTGTCATCAAATGGAATACCTCAAAAACAACTTATAATAAATAAAACTGCAACTGATTCTGTTACGATAAAGGTTATCAAAGTTCCGGAAGTCGCAAAAATTGATACACAAAAGACAGTTGGCACCACAATTGGTGACAGTTCAAGTACAACTCTGTTAACTCAAAAAGTACCTAATGACTCTGTTCAAAGTGTTCAAGAATCGGTAACCCCTGTAAGAAGTTTTGAGGGAATGTTGACCAAGAAAAATGAAATAGAATTTATTGGTGGATTATTATTTGATAAAGATAAATCAACGATAAAAGCTGGTAAAACTATCATAGATAGTTTAGGTAGCTACTTAGCAAGAAATCCTTTACTCGTTGTTGAGATTACTATAAGCAACAAAGAAATTTCAAAGAAGGGGGCAGCGGCAAAAAAAATCATTGATGAAAGGGCAAAAACATTAACCTTACAACTTAAATCTATTGGGGTTGATTTGAAGAATGTTAAAATTAGTAAAAAAAGCGCTCCAGAAGGATCGGTTAAAGTTCTAGAGGTTAAATCATCAACGCCTTTAATACCAATTGAGACCTCAAAACCTGACTCAATAAAATCAGACACATTAAAGTCAGATTCAACATCAAAAGGAAGAACACAAGGTTACAGAAAGTTCAATAAGAAATTCGAAAGAACTTATGCTATGGTAGTCTTGAATACGAGAGAATTCCTTCAATCAGGTACAAACTCAGATTCTATCCCACCATTTGTGTATTTTAAGAAAAAGTTTGTATTCAATGGAGCCATTAAAGATGCTCAGCTTGTAATTTCGAAAGATATTCCGTTTGATGAAGATTCTACTGAAATATACATAAATGGTCGTTTGCTCAATAGAGGTTCAAAAATTGTGTACATTGGAGGAGGAGTTTCACCTCAAGATAAGGGTGATCAAGTAATACTTGATTCAACCTACTTAAAGAACACCTCTGAAAATCAAGCAATTTATGATGTGAAGAATGATATATTGCCGGGCGAAAATTATATTTCATTGCGGGTACCGGGCTATATACCATCAGAAGGGATAAAACTGGGAATTTATGTAACTTACTACGGTAAGGTAACGGATGAACAATTAAAAAAGCTATTAAAAGTAGTTCTTGAAGAAAGAAAGAAAGCTAATGAAAAGCTTAAAGAAGCTGAGTTGGAGCAAATCAGAAGTCAGCAAAATGTGAATCCAAATTAA
- a CDS encoding biopolymer transporter ExbD: MNFFGFFMHGGDDAIDLAPLVDIAFLLLTFFMMTTVFNANEELKPELPESSGKEKEPGSNYISVVLVDSTKGDRIIVNMDDSQVRVDAMQGRLSRNEALKTTGFEIKNLKQDPELKDLYEVLLRARQAKSTQVVVLKADKNCKYESINKVLLTMKKVRFDKVKLITVMEK, translated from the coding sequence ATGAACTTCTTCGGCTTTTTTATGCACGGGGGAGATGATGCAATCGACTTAGCACCGCTTGTTGACATCGCATTTCTTCTCTTGACCTTTTTTATGATGACCACGGTTTTTAATGCTAATGAAGAGCTAAAACCTGAACTTCCGGAATCTTCTGGTAAAGAAAAAGAACCGGGTTCAAATTACATCAGCGTTGTACTTGTCGATAGTACTAAAGGAGACCGTATCATTGTTAATATGGATGATTCTCAAGTACGTGTTGATGCTATGCAAGGGCGGCTTTCAAGAAATGAAGCACTAAAAACGACTGGGTTTGAAATCAAAAATCTTAAACAAGACCCTGAACTTAAAGATTTATATGAAGTTCTACTTAGAGCTAGACAGGCAAAATCAACTCAAGTTGTAGTCTTAAAAGCAGATAAGAACTGTAAATATGAATCAATAAATAAGGTTCTTTTAACTATGAAAAAAGTGAGATTTGACAAAGTCAAGTTAATCACCGTAATGGAAAAATAA
- a CDS encoding biopolymer transporter ExbD, producing the protein MAHSIEEKGREVKHHMRDGKTNAQARKIKKYNEKSDESSHVDLAPMVDIAFLLLTFFMMTTSFSKPNVFQIGLPEDSKGGGKGVEVNQLYVLTIQISKSGNIYMHRGIEGEQNKPVLVPFDQIEKQARSYRKSVLDDPLNSTKSDIVTVVKIDPQSIYGVMIASLDEIYNAGITKWATVELKPEESAKLEEYDKSANK; encoded by the coding sequence ATGGCTCATTCAATCGAAGAAAAAGGTAGAGAAGTAAAACATCATATGCGTGATGGCAAGACAAATGCCCAAGCGCGTAAGATAAAAAAGTACAACGAAAAAAGTGACGAATCATCGCATGTAGACTTGGCGCCAATGGTAGATATTGCTTTTTTATTGTTGACTTTTTTTATGATGACGACTTCATTTTCAAAACCTAATGTATTCCAAATTGGATTACCAGAAGACAGTAAAGGCGGCGGTAAGGGTGTTGAGGTGAATCAACTATATGTTTTAACTATTCAGATTTCAAAAAGCGGTAATATTTACATGCACCGTGGAATTGAAGGTGAGCAAAATAAGCCTGTTTTAGTTCCCTTTGATCAAATAGAAAAACAAGCACGCTCTTATCGTAAGAGTGTTTTGGATGATCCACTAAATTCCACAAAATCTGACATTGTAACAGTTGTAAAAATAGATCCTCAATCGATCTACGGTGTTATGATAGCTTCCTTAGATGAAATTTACAATGCTGGAATTACGAAATGGGCGACTGTGGAGTTAAAACCTGAAGAAAGTGCAAAACTTGAAGAGTACGATAAATCTGCAAATAAATAA
- a CDS encoding TonB family protein, translating into MKRTAELSGQSTMRWYAEKPFAYKVRETYQRRMIFGLGATILLLLVSILSYFVSIYITDADSLAFKERKRVEINVEAVPPPPPQEVQKQEIQQADAVAGESAAENATVSEEQSQQIASGTEQAVSSALSEAMAGLFSEGGGLPTPSATAVGTGEGALASVGGASLRTPGGTGFGTGVQGLGGSGDVGFGGSGAGVIGGPGKTGGLGGGLGGGLGIGAKKGALAISANFKKMTVSTGGRSQADIEKVIQSERSAVDDCYRTARASSTESIRGEMTLSIFIRPDGGVANVVVVKSSIKSQLLERCLQQKIRRFRFTAAGSNVQKVDVPYSFTED; encoded by the coding sequence ATGAAGCGAACGGCTGAACTCAGCGGACAATCTACGATGAGGTGGTATGCAGAAAAACCTTTTGCATACAAAGTCAGAGAGACATATCAGAGAAGAATGATATTTGGCTTAGGAGCAACGATACTTCTTCTGTTAGTTTCAATTCTTTCTTATTTTGTTTCTATCTATATCACTGATGCAGATTCACTTGCATTTAAGGAACGAAAAAGAGTAGAAATAAATGTTGAAGCGGTACCGCCACCGCCGCCGCAAGAAGTGCAAAAACAAGAAATCCAACAAGCAGATGCTGTAGCAGGCGAATCTGCGGCTGAAAACGCTACTGTAAGTGAAGAACAGTCGCAACAAATCGCTTCTGGAACAGAACAAGCAGTCTCCTCAGCATTAAGTGAAGCAATGGCTGGTTTATTTTCTGAGGGTGGTGGATTACCAACCCCATCGGCAACTGCAGTTGGAACAGGAGAAGGCGCTCTTGCTTCAGTAGGCGGTGCATCACTAAGAACTCCGGGAGGAACAGGATTTGGTACTGGTGTTCAAGGTTTGGGTGGTTCCGGTGACGTCGGTTTTGGAGGTTCAGGCGCAGGAGTAATTGGAGGTCCGGGGAAAACTGGCGGATTAGGTGGAGGTCTTGGTGGTGGTTTAGGCATTGGCGCCAAAAAGGGGGCTCTTGCCATTAGTGCAAACTTCAAAAAAATGACTGTTAGTACAGGTGGAAGAAGCCAAGCCGATATAGAAAAAGTAATTCAAAGTGAACGGTCGGCCGTAGATGATTGCTACAGAACAGCAAGAGCAAGTTCAACAGAAAGCATTCGAGGTGAAATGACCCTAAGCATTTTTATAAGACCTGACGGAGGAGTAGCAAATGTTGTTGTTGTGAAATCATCAATTAAAAGCCAACTTTTAGAAAGGTGCTTACAACAGAAAATTAGACGCTTTAGATTCACAGCAGCCGGATCAAATGTTCAGAAAGTTGATGTTCCGTACTCATTTACTGAAGATTAA